A genomic region of Anopheles coustani chromosome 3, idAnoCousDA_361_x.2, whole genome shotgun sequence contains the following coding sequences:
- the LOC131268379 gene encoding uncharacterized protein LOC131268379 has product MAPYGGSPTHMTYVVFELGKGGRLQGTLCGRFVSVCSPVVRLTNLHERLFSNRSGSEQRLISSGAAEAEMRNLVSYTQGGNPITRSSRGMVVRSTFFPRKDIHKATWRSPDLRTCNQIDHVLIDGRFFSDVTNIRSYRQPNVSSDHYLLGVCMRSKLAMIYKPRVARAHRFNIDLLKDNEVAVRYGQTLEAALPSEDEASTAPMEEVWTKIRHAVESSASSSLGARTRSRTSDWFDAECQLLADQKNFAWGRMLQAGTRANVEQSSEPAIDMCRDREGGLLTSSGEVVERWRQHFEEHLNGVNLNRSMDAEVPLGAPGHDDDYPVPSLYEVVQVMRKLKSNRAAGDDQLSGELFQHGGESLARVLHLVIGKVWEMEELPQDWMTGVVVPVFKKGDRLDCENYRGITIPNAAYKIFSQLLLHRLLPLAENFVGEYQAGFMDGRSTTDQLFTLRQILQKCREYNCRTHHVFIDFKAAYDSIDRQQLWMLMKEFQFPNKLIRLCRATMGNVMCSVRVGGVASAQFASQRGLRQGDSLSCILFNVALEGVIRRVGIDTRGTIFWRSIQLLGYADDIDIVAINKRTVAETYAGLKSEAQRVGLQINTSKTKYMQGLGSRDNTPDTFPGITLDNDTLEEVDSFVYLGSQVTCDSDTSLEIRRRILAGNRTFCSLPED; this is encoded by the exons ATGGCACCGTATGGGGGTAGCCCTACACATATGACTTATGTTGTGTTCGAACTTG GGAAAGGGGGGCGTCTACAGGGTACGCTCTGTGGGCGCTTTGTGAGCGTCTGTTCACCAGTGGTGCGGCTCACCAATCTCCACGAGCGTCTGTTCTCCAATAGGAGCGGCTCGGAACAGCGTCTGATCTCCAGTGGAGCGGCTGAAGCTGAAATGCGGAACCTCGTCAGCTATACCCAAGGTGGCAATCCCATCACGAGGT CCTCCCGCGGAATGGTTGTCCGCAGCACCTTCTTTCCTCGCAAGGATATCCACAAGGCTACCTGGAGATCACCGGACCTACGTACCTGCAACCAAATCGACCACGTGCTAATTGACGGCCGCTTTTTCTCGGACGTCACGAACATTCGCAGCTATCGGCAGCCTAATGTGAGTTCTGACCACTATCTACTCGGTGTCTGCATGCGATCAAAGCTAGCAATGATCTACAAACCCCGGGTCGCTAGAGCGCACCGCTTCAACATTGACCTGCTAAAGGATAATGAAGTGGCTGTGCGCTACGGTCAGACTCTAGAGGCGGCACTTCCATCAGAGGATGAGGCCTCTACTGCACCAATGGAGGAGGTATGGACTAAAATTCGCCATGCAGTGGAAAGTTCAGCTTCCAGCAGTCTGGGTGCTAGAACGAGGTCACGAACATCAGACTGGTTTGATGCGGAGTGTCAGCTGCTCGCTGACCAGAAGAACTTTGCCTGGGGTAGAATGCTCCAAGCTGGAACGAGAGCCAACGTGGAGCA GTCTAGTGAGCCTGCCATAGACATGTGCCGGGATAGGGAGGGTGGATTGCTCACCAGCTCTGGCGAGGTGGTTGAAAGGTGGAGGCAGCACTTCGAGGAGCACCTAAATGGGGTTAACTTGAATAGGAGCATGGATGCGGAAGTACCACTTGGGGCACCTGGGCACGATGATGATTACCCGGTTCCATCCCTGTACGAAGTCGTGCAAGTGATGCGGAAGCTTAAAAGCAACCGAGCTGCGGGTGATGATCAGCTCTCTGGTGAGCTCTTCCAGCACGGAGGGGAGAGCCTAGCTCGAGTGCTTCATTTGGTGATCGGCAAAGTTTGGGAGATGGAAGAACTACCCCAGGACTGGATGACCGGTGTCGTTGTACCGGTCTTCAAAAAAGGGGATAGGTTGGACTGCGAGAACTACCGTGGCATTACCATACCAAATGCCGCCTATAAGATCTTCTCTCAACTTTTGCTCCACCGGTTGCTGCCCCTGGCCGAAAACTTTGTTGGGGAGTATCAAGCCGGCTTCATGGATGGACGCTCGACAACTGACCAGCTGTTTACGCTCCGGCAGATTTTACAAAAATGCCGTGAGTATAACTGCAGAACACATCACGTCTTCAttgacttcaaggcggcctatGACAGCATTGACCGGCAACAGCTGTGGATGCTGATGAAGGAGTTTCAGTTTCCGAACAAGCTGATCAGGCTGTGTAGGGCGACTATGGGCAATGTGATGTGTTCTGTAAgggtcggtggtgtcgcgtcCGCTCAGTTTGCTTCCCAGAGAGGGCTGAGGCAAGGGGATAGCCTTTCATGTATCCTGTTCAACGTGGCCTTAGAAGGTGTGATAAGGCGAGTAGGCATCGACACGCGAGGTACCATCTTCTGGCGCTCAATTCAACTCCTGGGCTACGCGGACgacattgacattgttgcgATCAACAAGAGGACGGTTGCGGAAACGTATGCTGGACTTAAGTCAGAAGCTCAGCGAGTTGGACTCCAGATCAACACGTCAAAGACAAAATACATGCAAGGATTAGGGTCTAGGGATAACACCCCAGATACCTTTCCCGGCATCACCTTGGATAACGACACTCTGGAGGAGGTGG